From one Rhineura floridana isolate rRhiFlo1 chromosome 4, rRhiFlo1.hap2, whole genome shotgun sequence genomic stretch:
- the LOC133382832 gene encoding LOW QUALITY PROTEIN: cytochrome P450 2K1-like (The sequence of the model RefSeq protein was modified relative to this genomic sequence to represent the inferred CDS: inserted 3 bases in 2 codons) translates to MAILWIQEKIAKIIGSSQPRIEHQPKIPYXDAVIHEIQRFAGIVPTNLPRATTMDVAFKGYLIPKVSHYMPLLSFVLHDESQWEKPREFYPEHFLDSEGKLVKRSAFMPFSAGQRICLGEVFAKMELFLXSLLQRFTIWLAPGISKENFDFTPAVGFITPPMPYQFCALSHS, encoded by the exons ATGGCAATACTGTGGATTCAAGAAAAAATTGCAAAGATTATTGGATCTTCTCAACCAAGGATTGAGCACCAACCAAAAATACCATA AGATGCAGTAATCCATGAAATCCAGAGATTTGCTGGTATCGTCCCAACAAACTTGCCACGTGCAACCACTATGGATGTTGCTTTTAAAGGCTACCTCATTCCAAAGGTG AGTCATTATATGCCATTACTGTCCTTTGTGCTGCACGATGAATCCCAATGGGAGAAACCACGTGAATTCTATCCTGAGCATTTTCTCGACTCCGAAGGAAAACTCGTAAAGAGAAGTGCATTCATGCCTTTTTCTGCAg GTCAGAGAATATGTTTAGGTGAGGTTTTTGCCAAAATGGAGCTCTTCC TTAGTCTTCTGCAGAGATTTACCATCTGGCTAGCCCCTGGAATATCTAAAGAAAATTTTGACTTTACCCCTGCAGTTGGGTTTATAACACCTCCCATGCCCTACCAGTTCTGTGCACTGTCACATTCATAA
- the GLYATL3 gene encoding glycine N-acyltransferase-like protein 3, with amino-acid sequence MLVLTCSTKLQTLEHMLQKNFPESLKVYGAVLNINRGNPFRKEVVVDSWPEFKVVLTRRQRKAESDSLDYFTNAYAVFYKDLQEYQALLENPETINWEQVFQIQGLQDGLYKVSKAVAGSKLVDVKQSSFQMVIYPDPSTLPEVKLPLVPAPSLASLDVSHASLLNETWSRGGSKQCQKYLADLICCFPNACILDRRGCPISWGLTDQFATMIHGYTLPEHRRKGYNRLIATVLAKKLHSWGFPAQGNVLEDNIPSVTLLKSMNAQFLPCKFTRLIHTPFCFLTTSLL; translated from the exons ATGCTGGTGCTGACTTGTTCTACAAAACTGCAAACACTGGAACATATGCTACAGAAGAATTTTCCTGAGTCACTCAAG GTTTATGGAGCAGTGTTAAATATAAACAGAGGAAACCCCTTCAGGAAGGAAGTGGTGGTGGATTCATGGCCAGAATTTAAAGTTGTTCTAACCCGCCGGCAGAGAAAG GCTGAAAGTGATTCTCTGGACTATTTTACCAATGCCTATGCTGTCTTCTACAAGGACCTGCAAGAGTACCAGGCATTGCTGGAGAATCCAGAAACCATAAACTGGGAGCAAGTCTTCCAGATACAGG GACTGCAGGATGGATTATACAAAGTTTCCAAAGCTGTAGCAGGTTCCAAGCTTGTGGATGTAAAGCAGTCCTCTTTCCAAATGGTTATCTATCCAGACCCCAGTACACTTCCTGAGGTTAAACTGCC GCTAGTTCCTGCACCCAGTCTTGCTTCCCTTGACGTGTCCCATGCCAGCCTGCTGAACGAGACATGGTCCCGAGGAGGGAGCAAACAATGCCAGAAGTACCTTGCCGACCTCATTTGTTGCTTCCCGAACGCCTGCATCCTGGATCGCCGTGGATGCCCCATTTCTTGGGGCTTGACAGATCAGTTTGCTACTATGATCCATGGTTATACCTTGCCTGAGCACCGCAGGAAAGGGTACAACCGCCTCATAGCAACAGTCCTAGCTAAGAAGTTACATAGCTGGGGCTTCCCAGCTCAGGGGAATGTTCTGGAGGATAACATACCATCCGTAACTCTGTTGAAAAGCATGAATGCCCAGTTCTTGCCTTGTAAGTTCACCCGACTTATCCACACACCCTTCTGTTTTTTAACCACATCTCTGCTGTAG